The DNA region CCTGGCGCTTCTCGACGAGCCCCTGATGGCTCAGTGCTTCCAACGACCGTGCAGCCGTGGGCCGGGACACCTTCCAGTCCGCCGCCAACTGGCGCTCCGAGGGCACCTCGTCCCCCGGCCTAAGGTCTCCCCGAAGGATCTGATCGCGGATGAAGTGCGCGATCTGGAGATACTTCGGCTGAGCCTCCTCGATCTGAGGCATTCGCCCTCCTCGTCCAAGTGGCTATGGCCTCTAGCCACTATAGAGTGAGTGGTCAACCCTCCACCCCGTACGCTGACCGCATGAAGCGGTTGATCGTCGCAGCAGGAGGAGGGGGCGACGCTGTCGCCGCCGCAATGCTTCACGCCGCCCTCTACGGCGACGAGGACCAGGCGGTGATCCTCACGTACGCGTGGGACCGCCTCCTCATCGACCCGGTACCGGGCCCCCGAGGACCGGACAACTTCACCGGCCTCGAACAGCTCACCCCGGCAGTCTGGACAGTGCCGGCGGATGCCCGCCCGATCGCTCCAGCAGGCTCCACACTCCCCCGGCTTGCGGCAGAGCTCCCGCACACCTTCGCCCTGATCGACCCTCACTACGGCGCCGAGGGCATCACGCGCCAACTCGAAGAGCTGATCGGCCACTTGTCACCGGAGTCGATCGATCTGCTCGACGTGGGGGGCGACGTCCTGGCCCGGGGCGACGAACCGACACTGAAGAGCCCGCTCGCGGACGCCCTCACGCTTGCCGCATGCTGCCAGGTGAACGCACCCATCCGGCTACTGGTCGCAGGCCCCGGCCTTGACGGCGAACTACCGCTCGACGACTTGCGCGGCATGCTCGGCCCCCTCGTCCACACCTTCACGGCGAAGGATGTCGAGCCGATCAGCGCGGTCCTGGAGTGGCATCCGTCCGAGGCCACCGGAATGCTTGCAGCCACTGCCCGAGGCGTACGCGGAACCTGCGAAGTCCGGGACGCTGGCCTACCCGTCGCGCTCACGGATGAAGGCCCGACCGTCCACGTGGTCGACGTGGACGACGCCGTCACCCGCAACCAACTGGCCCGCGCCATCATGGCCACCGAGACGCTCGACGAGGTCGAGGCCCACAGCCGCGAAGTCTGCGGCTACTCGGAAATCGACTACGAACGCAACAAGGCCGCATGGCTCAAAGACCAGCCGCCCGCGGACCTGGTCCCCCAGACCGTGTTGGCCCAACTCGAGCAGTTCGAGGGCGAGTCCCGGCGCCGCGGAGTCACCCACACAACATTCCGCCACCTCACCGAGGCCCTCAACCTCAACGGCTCCCAGCGCGAGGACCTGCGCCAACTGCTGATCAGCTCCCGCCCGGAGCAGTACTGCGCGCCGCTGTGGCACATCGGAGACCAAGCGTCGAATCTCAGCAGAGGTTATGGCGCTCGGTGACCCTCAAGGCTTGATCGGTATGGACTCTGCCCAAGTTGCTGCTGTGAGTCTCCGAAGTTGCGTACTCGATGTCCGTCGAAACGGCAGACTCGGGAGATGCATTGGGGCATGAGTGATGACGAAACGACACTGCCGGACGACCTTCAGTGGCCGGATAGCCACCCTGAGGATCCAGTTGTGCGGCGGTACCGGCAACCCGCTCGGACCGTTTCAGAGGTTGCAGAGCAAGGCGATCTGCTGTCTATCTGTCTGAGGTTGGTGAGCGGATCTCCCGAGCCATCCGACGTGGCCGAGTGGCTCAACCAAGCTTCGCGGGTTAGTGAACCCAATGGTCACAAGCGCGAGACCATGCTGAACGAACTCCAGAGCCACCTCAAGCAAAGAGGACCTGCTTGGAAGCAGGTGGCACAGCACGAGATCTTCCGCAGAGACATAACTACTCTTGACCAGCACATGCCGGAATGGCTGGGGACGGCAGCGACCGTCACGGTCACTGCCACTGTGCTGCCATTCATGCAATCACTGGCCACTCAGGCTGGAGCGCGGATGTTCGAGGTGGCAAGGGCTTACCGAGAGCGCTACATCCGCCATCGCACCTCGGTTGGCAGCGCCGTGGATCAGGCCAGATGGCACAGCTCTCACAAGATCACTGTGCAAGATACGGCGAGCGGCGTCAGCTTCGTCATGCCCGACCACCTGCCAAACGACGCGTTGCAAGCTCTGGCTACTGCTGACCTTCTCGGACTGGCCGCCGCAGAACCGGACGGTGGCAAAGTCGTCATCTACTGGGACGCTCAGATGCGCGAATGGCGACGCAAAGTCAGCAGCTGAGTTACAACTTTCTCTACGGGGTTCAAGGCGGCTCGCTCCGCTCCCCGCGCGCGGCACGGCCCCCGGCCGGGCCTGCGCTCCTGTCTCCGCCCCGCTCCAGCCCGGCCGGCGTCCGTGCCGCGCTCATGGCAGTCAGCCGCCTGATGCCAGAGAAGGGATACGTCGTGGTTGGGGCGGCCAGCTCCACGGCTTTAGGCAGCCACTTTTGCGCGAGCCTCGAAAATCACGGCCCCAACGTCGTGCTTTACCGGGCAGGTCCACAGACTGCCCGACGCGTCGGAAGCTTCCGGGTCCATGATCACTCACGCCCACGCAGCTCCAGCCCAAATCCGCTCCGCCGACCTAACGACTTTGCTTGCCTGTAGGGTAGGCGGTTCGCCTTGAGTAACCGCCTCACATCAGCCCTCTGCTAAAACCCTGAGTCTCTAGCTAGACACCGTAGAGTCGATCACAGTCTGAGCAGCATGGCGAACAATGCGGGAGGGGTGATCACGACTTAGCCGCTCGACCTCTTGCCTCACGTCGGGTTGCAGATTTTCCTGCTTGCGCATGGCATGCAGCAGCCGGAACGGGATTAGGACACCGTCTTCGTTCAGCAATTGAACAATGCGAGGGTTAGCAACTCGAGACAAATTGTCATCCTTGGATGCTAGCAGCGCGAGAGCTCGGCCAGCATGCGCCTTGACTGACGAATCCCGGTCATGACTCAGTTGGGTTGCAACCGCCAGCAACCACGTGTCGGGGCTCACCTCAGCGATAGTGGCTACGGTGCGCGCCGCTTGCTCCCGCGCCGCTGGCGTCCCGTCTCCTGCGAGTTTTGCGATATTCGCGAATGTCGTGATTTCATCGAGAAGTCTATTACTGGAAAGGAAACGCAGAGCTTCAGGATATGGAATAAAGACGTCAGACCCTCCGAACACGTCTACCGATGCGGACAGCATTTCTTCTGCAGCGGATCGGAATTTATCCGAAATCGACTCAGGCATACTGGGGCGCTCATGCGCCAACCGCTCAAAAGCATCTCTAGTCTCATGCCGCCCAATCGACGGGTCGGAGAGGAAATCGGCCAGATCTACCCACAGTGGCGCATCGGTGTACGCAATAAGAGCCGCCCCGATGTCTGCTGCGGAGAGAGTACCCACAGAGTGTGCTCCCCCGTGCGCTTGCCGCAGAATTCCCACCAAAGCATCACGAACAAGAGGGACAGCCCGCACCACCAATTCTCTCGGCATGGGATTTCCACGGATGGCACTGTTCACCCGAACCGCTACCTCGTCGAGATCCGAGAGCGTCTCGCTTTCCCCGCCCTCTCCAGGGCCACAGTGCGAGCTGACAACTTCGGCCGTAGCCGGAGCAACTGTCTCTCCTTCTGTCAACCAACTTGATGCTCGGGAAACAACCGCTGCCGAAATATCTGGCCAACTGAGTGCTCGGACCGCTCGCGCAATAGCACGATCTCGTAGGTCATCCTCTTGAGTTTCTGGTTTACTTGCCTCCTGGAGAAATACCTCAACCATTTCACCCGGCACTTCTGCAGCATTGGCTAGGACAGCCCCTGCAAGCCACGCTTCTCCCAGAAGCTTCGAGTTGTTTTGTAGAAAACCGGGCTTATTTACGGGCCCGCCTGACGCCAGGACAGCTCGTACGGTATCGAGCGCACCCCTCGCTTCGCTCGGAGTCATGAGTTCAGCCGCGCCACGCAGAACACGAAGCTCAGGCGAACGCAACAATTCTCGCGTAGTGCGTGCCCTCAAGATCTGTCGTGCATCCTCACTAAGAGCCGAGAGAGGCCCTGCCGCGCGAAGTCGCTCAACAGCGAGGTTCAGTTCAGTTTCGGCGCCTGCCTGGCGCAAGAGTCTAAGTGCGTCACGCAGATGATCAGGATCGTCAAGAGATTCCACCTGCAGTAGCCGCATCAGTGCGAGTTCCTTACGAGCTTTTCGCACCTCAGCATGACCCAGCAGCTCCATCGCAAACGTCTCCGGAAAAAGGTCCGGAGCCATTGGCCCTCCAATTACATAGCGCGAGCTACTACGGAAGGCATTCTTGTACGTCTGACTTACGAAGTTTGCGTAAACCTCCGACCGATCCGCTCTAATTCGCAAGAGTTCCTCGGACCGCGGCGTCCGGAGTTGTTCATCCCTTGTCGGGAAATTTTCATATCCAGCTGCCTGGCTGGCCTCGATCTCGAACTGTGGCGCAAGGCTCCAGACCGCGCGCTTGAGAGCAGCAAGGATATGATGCAGCGTATTTAGTGATGAACCAGCAGCAAGAGGCCCGACCTTAAATGACGGGATAGCGGTAACATCGATTTCATTAATAAGCTGCAGGGCCTCCAAATTGGTAGCCCTATGATTGCGCCCGGAGTCCCACAGTCGCAGACTCTTCTGTTGCAGCAGGATCAGACGAACCATTTTTTCTGCCGAGCCGTCTGTGCCAACCCACGTCAAGAGTCGGTCCAGGACTCGATCACAGGTTGCATAGTCGTCCATCTCTGATGCAGCACTGCATGCAAAAAGAGCGAACGCACAAGCGCGGGCTAGATCGTCAGGAGGTCCGTCTATTAGGATTTCGTCGACCAGTCCGTCTGTGCCCTGTCGGATACTCGCATACCTTAGACTCTGCTCAGCGAGCAACAAGCTTGGATCTCTACGACTCGGGTGATCCTCACCCCTATCAGAGAGATCAGCGTACCGATATTTTCCGAGTACCAATGCCGCGAGCCAGGAGGCAGGTTCAGCTTCCCTCCCCGAAGAAGGGAAGCTCGTATTGATGATATCTCGCGGACGCAGAATTGCCGCAATCCACATCAGGTTCACAGATCTTCACCCTCCTCATAAGGGTCAAAGTTCCTCGCCAACAAGCGTCTACCGACTACCGCTCTCTGCTGCCTCTCTGGATGACCATGTATTACTGCATCAATCCAAGTCATCATATTTTCTCGGAATCCTTCAACGTCTACTGAACCCTCAACATAGAACTTATTCCTATATCTCACAGGGAGCCATCCCAGGACGGCTCGCTCCGCCGCCAAGAACTCGATACCCACGGGACATACAGCCACCGAGAGCACATCGCCACTCGCATAGTCAAGAACTGCTTCTTCTACCGTTGCTCTGGGTTCATCAGTACTTAGAATCTCGCTGGCTTCATGCACGGTGATAAGGAGGTTTACTTTTGATTCGATACCCGCATGATCTCGATCTCGGATTTTCGCATATCTCTTAGATGAATTAGCGCGGGCGTCATTGTAAGCGCGATCCCAGACACCTCGACGCCGCTCAAATCGCATCTCCGTGACGATGGAAATTTTATCAGCAGAGGATGCACTCATTTCTATGCGTCTTCTCTGATTGTCCTCTCGGTGCCATTGTGTGCGAACCTCCTGCACCTCTCTCACGATCCGCAAAAGCCATACGTGCTGCGGATCGGTAGGCTCATCCGGTTTTGCAATTGAAGAGTGCGATCCTTTAAAATAGCCGCACTGGTCGCTCGGCACACTTCCTATTGCGCTAGTCGAACTAACCGCGACGTCTGTATCAACCAGACCTGCATAGCGGGGGACGAGAAAGTCAAAAGGCTTTTCGGAAGCAATGGTTTTTGCCTGCACGTGAGAAGTGAAGAAGGATCTGATCTTTCCCTGCTCACTCGATAGCACTCTTAGTCGACGAATGTCACGGAAAAAGAAAAGCGGAAACCTTGCCTTAGTAGACCCTGCCAAAGGGGATGCCATGAAAATCAGGGCCGCTACTGGAGAAACAGCTGAGTTCTCATCCTTCCATCGCATATCGCTTAGAAACTGCTCGACAGCAGCCTCCGCTAGCAGTCCACCCAGGCTGTGAGCTACAACAAAGATGTCCTGGTATTCTTCACCGAGCTCACGAAAATATCCTGCGAGCTTTTGTGCTTGGAAATCAATATCGGCTCCAGGCTTGAGTTGTGCGACAGCTCTAAACAAACTCCGGTAGTCAAACATCGCTACATCCAGTGGGGGATGGCCTCCTTCGCCATCGAACAACATGCGCGGCCAGCCCTGCCAGGTGCCGTATCCACGTCCGTTTAGGCCGTGAACAAAGACGACAACTGTCTTGGAGCGACCGGCTCGACCTCGTGCGTGGAGATGCATGCTGTGGTGTGCCCCGAAGGACTCCTCCCGGAATGGGGTACGTTCAAGACGCAGAATCAACGATGTCCCCTTGGGCCGAGCAATGCGCGGTCATTGAGTATGAAGGGTAAGCGTAGCTTGGTAGCTGCACCTGGCAATACCCAATAGCAGGATCCAGGACTATTCTTACTGCGTTGCTGGCTGACCAGAAGAGGGCCTCGGACCGTCTCAGCATCCATCACACCCGTCGCTGCCTTGCCGACCACCACGAAGTGCGGGACACAACGGAAGTTGTCAGCTTCCTTGCTGAACCTTGCAGGGAATCACTCCGACCGCCGTAACCCTCCGTACGACCATGACATCTGGTGAGTGTCGTGTCGCTTGGCCTTCAGTCGTCGCTGCACCACTACTCACCAGATCGAGCGGGGAATGGCAGGGAGTCACACTGCCTCAGCCTTGCCTACTGACCTTCAAAGCGTGGTGTCGTGAGGGCTGACAGTTGGTGATCCCGGCGGTATGCCGTCTTCATGAGGTACGCGCAGGGTGGCGGGTTGACCGCCGAGCGTCGGGCGTTTCGGGAGCGACTTCGGGCAGAGGCGGCTGAGCGATTCTCGCGAGGTGACGACACTGCCGTTGTCGCTCATGACCTGCGGGTCACTGTCCGCTCGGTGCAGCGCTGGCGCAGAGCGTGGGCCGAAGGTGGGACGCGGGCTCCCGCGTCGAGGGGACCGGCGTCCCTGCCGCTGCTGGGCGATGAGCTGTTCGCGGTCCTGGAGCGGGAGTTGGACAAGGGCCCCCTCGCGCACGGCTGGCCCGACCAGACCTGGACTCTGGCACGGATCAAGACCCTGATCGGACGCCGGTTCCACCGGAGCTACACGATCCAGGGTGTCGCGGCCCTGCTCAAACGGCACGGCTGGACCTGCCGGCTCCCCGCCCGCCGGGCCCTGGAACGCGACGAGACAGCGGTGGCCGGCTGGGCGAAGGAGACCTGGCCGCGCGTGGAATGACCGTGGCGGCGCTCGACGCCTGGCTCGTCTTCGAGGACGAGGCAGGTTTCTCGATGACGCCGCCGACCGCCCGCACATGGTCCCGCCGCGGCCGCACTCCCGTCGTGCGCGTACGGGGCCGCTCCCGCCGACGATTATCCGTCGCCGCCCTGGCCTGCTACAAACCCGGCGAACGCTCCCGGCTGATCTACCGGCCCTGCCCGGACGCCCGCCCCGACGGACGCAAAAGCTTCTCCTGGAAGGACTACCGCGACCTGATCCAGACCGCACACCAGCAACTCGACGGCCCGATCGTGCTGGTCTGGGACAACCTCAACACCCACCTGACGGCCGGGATGCGCCACTACATCGCCGAACGGGACTGGCTCACCGTCTACCAACTCCCGCCCTACGCACCCGACCTCAACCCGGTCGAGGGCATCTGGTCGGTACTGCGGCGCACCACCATGGCCAATCGCGCCTTCGCCGACCCGCAAGACCTGATCACCACTGTCCGGCGCGGCTTACGCCAGCTCCAGTACCGCCACGACGTCCTCGACGGCTGCCTCACCGGCACCGGACTGGCAACCGCCGCACCATGACGACATCGCGCATTCAAGGTCAGTAAGGCGTTTAACGTAGCCATTCAGCCAGGTCAACACAACGGTGAGTCGCAGATGATCACAGCTTCTCAATCCGATGGCCTAGGCCATGTGCTCGCAACCCCAGCCGTCCTGGCTCTCTCTGGTCGTCGATACCTCGACAGCGTGGTTGAGGCCAGTGGGGGTGCAGCGAGGCACACGCGCGCCTTGGCAGGTCGGCAAACCCGCCGTCGTGGCTGACTGTCGTCAATTGAGGCGCAGACGACTTGAGTCCACGGCGCACTGTTGCGGTCCAGCTGAGGTGACGTCTCTGCCCTGCGTGATTCTGCGTTGTGGAAGGGGAATGCAGCCCTGTGGCGGAGTACGGCCAGGGGAGGGGTAAGCGGGTGGCACAACGGGGTAGTAGCCGAGGTAACGACTATCAGCGGCAGCAGCAAGCTCTACGGCGTGCCCAGGAGCTACGGGCACGACAAGCGGAGCGGGAACGCAAGGCCGCTGAGACGGCCAGCAAGCGGCAGGAACGCGAGCGGAAGGCCGCGTATCAGGAGCAGCAGGCCGAGCAGGCGCAGGTGCGCACGATCGGGGTCGAACACGAGGTCGAGCAGCTGGGGCAGTTGCTCCGTGACGCGTTGGTTGGCGATCCGCCAACGACCTTTGAGCGCCGGCGGAGGACCCACACACCCAAAGAGTTAGACGAGCGTCGTTGGTCCCGACCGGAACCTTCCCCGCGCTGGGAGGAGTTTGCACCACCTGAGCCCGGCGGTCTGGCTGCTGTCCTGGGACTTGGCAGGAAGCGCTATGAAGCTGAGGTTGCCGAGGCGCGTGTGCGTTTCGGCGAGGCACAAGAACGCCACGGCCGAGTGGAAGAGAAGCGGCTGGCGACACTGGAGCGGAAGCGTGCTGAGCACCGCCAGGCCGAAGCGCAAGCCCTTGACGAGGTGGCGACCTTTAACGGGAAGTTGGACGAGGAGCGCGAGGCGTACAGGGTCGGGGAGCCCACGGCGGTCGAAGGTCATCTTGGTGCTGTTCTGGATGCGTCGGAGTATCCAGTGGGCTTCCCGCACGAACATCGAATCGCCTTTCGTCCTGCCACCGGTGACGTGCTCGTTGAGATCCACTTGCCTCCTGAGGCGATCGTTCCTGCCGCGCGGGGCTACCGGTACGTGAAGAACCGAGACGAGACGACCGTGCTGCCTCGTCCGGAGAAAGAGCGCAAAGAGCTTTACGCCTCCGTCCTGGCGCAAGTCGCTCTGAGGACAGTCCACGAGGTCCTGACGAGCGATCCGGACCGGGTCGTCAATGGCGTGATCCTGAACGGCCATGTGAAGACCATCGACCGGGCCACCGGTCAGGAGGTCTCGCCCTGTCTGGTGACGCTCAGCGCCAGCAGGGACCAGTTCGGGAAGCTCCGTCTCAGTCAGGTTGATCCAGCGCACTGCCTCAGGGGACTCAACGCGCTGGTGTCTCCCAATCCCTACGATCTCGAACCTATTCGCCCCATCGTCGAGTTCGACCTGTCGAAGTACCGATTGATGGACAGCATGGATGTAGTCGCCGGCCTGGACAGCAGGCCCGTGCTGGTGAAGCTGACTCCCACCGAGTTCGAGCACCTGATTCGCCAACTGTTCGAGGCGATCGGCATGGAGGCCTGGAACACCCAGGCGTCCAAAGACGAGGGCGTTGACGCTGTGGCCGTCAGCAAGGACCCCGTCTTCAACGGTGAGTGCATCATCCAGGCGAAGCGCTACAACAAGCTCGTGGGTGTCGAGTCCGTCCAGGCACTCGCCGGAGTGGTTGAGCACAAGCGTGCTGCCAAAGGGGTCTTGATCACCACATCGTGGTTCGGCAGGGCCAGCCACGACTTCGCCCGACAGCATGGCCGGCTCCAACTCATCGAAGGGCCAGAACTCAAATACCTGATCAAGGAACACCTCGGCAAGGATGTGATCCCTGGCCCGGTCCCCCCGAAGAGGCGCCCCTCACGCTGAGACCGACGGGCGGCTCACTCCGACTAAGGAGCTGGGCCGTCCCGGGCAGTCCGAGGCCGCTCAACAGTGGCCAAGGACGACCAACGACGGTCGCCAGGCGCACGGGACCACTGCCCCTGAACAGGCAAAGGCAGGTCACCCAAGATCCCCGACAAGAAGACACGCCCTGGTCCTCTCACTGAACTCCGTAGACCCACTCTGGAGCCTCCGTGTAGTTGGAATCGCTGCCACAACTGCAGGGTGCAGAGCATGATGGGGCAGCCCAGCGGGATCACAGCGAAGAGGGGGAACTGTGCATCTCTGCCCGCACTGCACTCAGCCCGTCGAACGATCCGCGCAAGGGCTAGTGGCCCCTCATCTTCTGACTGAGTTCAGCGAGCTTCGCTGCAAAGGAGAAGGCCAGCAGCCTGTGTGGGATACAGAAGGCGCGAGGCGTGATGCTAAGCCCGCGAAGCGACCAGCGGAACACCTTCCGGCGCCCGCGTGGCTGCCGCCCTGGCAGCAGCGACACATGGCTTCTCTCTCCCTCCCTGCATCCGGCGCACTTCGTATCTGGTTGCCCCACACCACCTCTTTGGGGCACATCGCTTCGATCGACGCCATGATGACGACCAGCACGCGGCCAGTGTGGGACCCGCAGCGCGAGTGCTGGACGGTGCCGAAGAACCACTTTCTGGTGATGGTCGGCAGGCTCCTGGGACGCCATAAACACCTGATGCTTGGCCGCGAGTACAACCCGCATGAGAAGTGCAACGCAAGCTGTAAGAACGCCCATGGCCCGTACTGCACCTGTTCGTGCCTCGCGCAGTACCACGGGCGTAGACGTTGGATGGAGGGCTTCACTCAAGTTGATGAGCTCGACACGAGGTACCGCGGCGAGTCCTGGCACTGGCTGGTTGTCACACATATTGACAGTCGTCTGCGGCGCTGAGATGTGGCCCGCTCAACCCTGGGCTTTGGGGCGTGCTGCGCCTGTCCGGAGATTGAGCCGCGTCTATGGAGCCGGAAGCCCTGGCCACCAGCTGGCACAACCAGGCCAGCCCGTCTCAGTTTCCGTCTCATTCAGCTCCGTTCACGGCCGTTCATCGAGGACCGCGCACCGAGCTAGCCCCACGGGCAACCGCCCATGAACGCAGGTGAACTACCCTGCACGCACCCCAACACCCCACCAACACAGTTGGAAAGCGTGCACCCTCGGTGTCTGACGGTTCCTGAGTACGCGAAGCTTGGGTATGGCCCCTGAACCGAGCGCTGCTCCATCGACGACCACTCACGTAAGTGCGGTGACCGACGGCACCACCAGAGTCTTCACGTGGGAGGCTGGCGCACGCATCGACGTCCGCAACCTGGGCGGCGAGATCGTCATTGAGGCCAACGCCGCCGGGTTGAAGACCCTGGCCGGCCACCTCCTCACACTGGCCCAGGACGGCACCCCGAACGGCGCCCATCTCCACCTGGAGGAGAACAACGGACTTGAAGAGGGGTCCGCAAGCCTCGTCTTGGAGAGGTGCGACGACGAATGACTCGTGCCAGATGCTGCGAGGACCACAGGGAAAAGCGGGGAACCCATCGACCGTCCGCCAGGCGTCTGCCTCCCTCCGTCGCAGGTCAGGCCCTGACCAAGCGCTTGATGCCCTTAGCTTGCCAAGCTGAGAGCGTGGACCCGGCTCCACTTCCGCGACCACCCAGCCAGCGTCTTGGCAAGGGCTGCCGACAGCAGATGTGCAAGCGTCCACGCCTCGCTGGCAGACTGCGGACCCATGAAGCAGCCTGCCCGTCTGCCTTTGACCCCGCGTCCCATGCCCCCGCTCCGCGGCGACGAGTCGATCGTCGGCTTCCCGGACGCCACCGTGGTTGACTTCTGGCGGTTTGCCATGCCGGACCTCCGCATGAACAACACACGCGGCCTGTTCGCCGAATTCCTGGTCCACCAGGCGGTCGGCTCCCACGAGCCCCGGGTGGAGTGGGCAAGCCACGATGTCGAGACTGACGACGGACTGCGCATCGAGGTCAAGGCCGGTGCCTATCTGCAAGCCTGGGAGCAGCGCACGCCCTCTCAAATCCGCTTCAGTGGACTCCGCGCTTGCACATGGTCATCCGAGAACGGTTTCTCGGAGGCGAAGTCGTACAACGCCGACGTCTACGTGTTCGCCGTCCAGACCG from Streptomyces sp. NBC_00258 includes:
- a CDS encoding DUF1152 domain-containing protein; protein product: MKRLIVAAGGGGDAVAAAMLHAALYGDEDQAVILTYAWDRLLIDPVPGPRGPDNFTGLEQLTPAVWTVPADARPIAPAGSTLPRLAAELPHTFALIDPHYGAEGITRQLEELIGHLSPESIDLLDVGGDVLARGDEPTLKSPLADALTLAACCQVNAPIRLLVAGPGLDGELPLDDLRGMLGPLVHTFTAKDVEPISAVLEWHPSEATGMLAATARGVRGTCEVRDAGLPVALTDEGPTVHVVDVDDAVTRNQLARAIMATETLDEVEAHSREVCGYSEIDYERNKAAWLKDQPPADLVPQTVLAQLEQFEGESRRRGVTHTTFRHLTEALNLNGSQREDLRQLLISSRPEQYCAPLWHIGDQASNLSRGYGAR
- a CDS encoding lipase family alpha/beta hydrolase, with the translated sequence MHLHARGRAGRSKTVVVFVHGLNGRGYGTWQGWPRMLFDGEGGHPPLDVAMFDYRSLFRAVAQLKPGADIDFQAQKLAGYFRELGEEYQDIFVVAHSLGGLLAEAAVEQFLSDMRWKDENSAVSPVAALIFMASPLAGSTKARFPLFFFRDIRRLRVLSSEQGKIRSFFTSHVQAKTIASEKPFDFLVPRYAGLVDTDVAVSSTSAIGSVPSDQCGYFKGSHSSIAKPDEPTDPQHVWLLRIVREVQEVRTQWHREDNQRRRIEMSASSADKISIVTEMRFERRRGVWDRAYNDARANSSKRYAKIRDRDHAGIESKVNLLITVHEASEILSTDEPRATVEEAVLDYASGDVLSVAVCPVGIEFLAAERAVLGWLPVRYRNKFYVEGSVDVEGFRENMMTWIDAVIHGHPERQQRAVVGRRLLARNFDPYEEGEDL
- a CDS encoding IS630 family transposase (programmed frameshift); its protein translation is MRYAQGGGLTAERRAFRERLRAEAAERFSRGDDTAVVAHDLRVTVRSVQRWRRAWAEGGTRAPASRGPASLPLLGDELFAVLERELDKGPLAHGWPDQTWTLARIKTLIGRRFHRSYTIQGVAALLKRHGWTCRLPARRALERDETAVRLGEGDLAARGMTVAALDAWLVFEDEAGFSMTPPTARTWSRRGRTPVVRVRGRSRRRLSVAALACYKPGERSRLIYRPCPDARPDGRKSFSWKDYRDLIQTAHQQLDGPIVLVWDNLNTHLTAGMRHYIAERDWLTVYQLPPYAPDLNPVEGIWSVLRRTTMANRAFADPQDLITTVRRGLRQLQYRHDVLDGCLTGTGLATAAP
- a CDS encoding restriction endonuclease; protein product: MAEYGQGRGKRVAQRGSSRGNDYQRQQQALRRAQELRARQAERERKAAETASKRQERERKAAYQEQQAEQAQVRTIGVEHEVEQLGQLLRDALVGDPPTTFERRRRTHTPKELDERRWSRPEPSPRWEEFAPPEPGGLAAVLGLGRKRYEAEVAEARVRFGEAQERHGRVEEKRLATLERKRAEHRQAEAQALDEVATFNGKLDEEREAYRVGEPTAVEGHLGAVLDASEYPVGFPHEHRIAFRPATGDVLVEIHLPPEAIVPAARGYRYVKNRDETTVLPRPEKERKELYASVLAQVALRTVHEVLTSDPDRVVNGVILNGHVKTIDRATGQEVSPCLVTLSASRDQFGKLRLSQVDPAHCLRGLNALVSPNPYDLEPIRPIVEFDLSKYRLMDSMDVVAGLDSRPVLVKLTPTEFEHLIRQLFEAIGMEAWNTQASKDEGVDAVAVSKDPVFNGECIIQAKRYNKLVGVESVQALAGVVEHKRAAKGVLITTSWFGRASHDFARQHGRLQLIEGPELKYLIKEHLGKDVIPGPVPPKRRPSR
- a CDS encoding Imm32 family immunity protein produces the protein MTDGTTRVFTWEAGARIDVRNLGGEIVIEANAAGLKTLAGHLLTLAQDGTPNGAHLHLEENNGLEEGSASLVLERCDDE